The DNA region ACTCTCAAGGTGGACGGCGGCTGCACTCGTGTTTCATTAGATCAAGAGATAGGGGAGTGACGAACGGAAGTATGGGAGCATTGCGGAACGGACGCATGTCGCGAAGCGCGAGGGCAGTGGACAAGCACGTGCTCTACGAGCTGAGCGTGCAGGAGCCAGAGGGCGACCTTGATTTCGTCGAGCGGGTCTACAGGAAACACCGCGGCGCCGCGCCGCGCCTGTTGCGCGAGGATTTCTGTGGCACGGCGGCCCTGTCGTGCGAGTGGGTTAGGCGCAACGGGGCGAACCACGCGATCGGCGTGGACCTCGATCCGAAGGTGCTCGAATGGGGGCGGCGCCGCCATGTGGCGGGGCTGGACAACTCGGCCGCCGCGCGCGTCCGGCTTATCGAAGCCAACGTGCTCGATGTGCACGAGCCGGAGGTGGACCTGACGCTCGCGCTGAACTTCTCGTACTGGGTGTTCAAGACACGTGCCGAGCTGCTCGGCTACTTCCGGTTGGCTTGGCGGTCGCTGAAGCCGGACGGCGTGTTTGTTCTCG from Verrucomicrobiota bacterium includes:
- a CDS encoding class I SAM-dependent methyltransferase: MGALRNGRMSRSARAVDKHVLYELSVQEPEGDLDFVERVYRKHRGAAPRLLREDFCGTAALSCEWVRRNGANHAIGVDLDPKVLEWGRRRHVAGLDNSAAARVRLIEANVLDVHEPEVDLTLALNFSYWVFKTRAELLGYFRLAWRSLKPDGVFVLDAFGGSEAQVVLQERKRVRNNGSTFTYVWDQADFNPITNDITCHIHFEFPDGTVLGRAFTYDWRLWSLREICEALIETGFQSADVYWEGDDGNGGGNSLFRRRSYAENCKGWIAYIVTVK